From Eschrichtius robustus isolate mEscRob2 chromosome 7, mEscRob2.pri, whole genome shotgun sequence, a single genomic window includes:
- the SPRN gene encoding shadow of prion protein, translating into MNWTAAACWALLLAATFLCDSGAAKGGRGGARGSARGGLRGGARGASRVRVRPAPRYAGSSLRVAAGAAAGAAAGAAAGLAAGSSWRRAAGPWEHGPEDDEDGAPGGNGTNRSVYSYRVWTSGAGPTGDPHLCLLLGGALGALGLLRP; encoded by the coding sequence ATGAACTGGACTGCCGCCGCGTGCTGGGCTCTGCTGCTAGCGGCCACCTTCCTCTGCGACAGCGGCGCGGCCAAGGGCGGCCGTGGCGGGGCTCGCGGCAGCGCCCGGGGCGGGCTGCGCGGGGGCGCGCGCGGGGCCTCGAGGGTGCGCGTGAGGCCTGCGCCCCGCTACGCCGGCTCCTCGCTGCGCGTGGCCGCAGGAGCGGCGGCAGGGGCAGCGGCGGGGGCAGCCGCGGGCCTGGCGGCGGGCTCGAGCTGGAGGAGGGCCGCGGGGCCCTGGGAGCATGGCCCGGAGGACGACGAGGACGGCGCACCCGGCGGCAACGGAACGAACCGAAGCGTCTACAGCTACCGGGTGTGGACTTCGGGTGCGGGGCCCACGGGCGACCCTCACCTCTGCCTGCTGCTGGGCGGCGCCCTGGGCGCCCTGGGGCTGCTGCGGCCCTAG
- the PAOX gene encoding peroxisomal N(1)-acetyl-spermine/spermidine oxidase isoform X4, producing the protein MQSSGRQAETPGRGPRVLVVGGGIAGLGAAQRLCCHPAFPHLRVLEATARAGGRIRSERSFGGVVEVGAHWIHGPSQGNPVFQLAAKYGLLGEKALSEENQLIETGGHVGLPSVSYASSGGSVSLELVAEMARLFYSLIDQTREFLHAAETPAPSVGEYLKKEIRQHMAGWTEEEETKRLKLAILNNLFNVECCVSGTHSMDLVALAPFGEYTVLPGLDCTFPGGYQGLTDRIMASLPKDVMVFNKPVKTIHWNGSFEEASAPGETFPVLVECEDGSCFPAHHVVITVPLGFLKEHLDTFFEPPLPTEKAEAIRKIGFGTNNKIFLEFEEPFWQPDCQHIQVVWRDTSPLEDAAPKLQDAWFKKLIGFWVLPSFGRASQVLCGFIAGLESEFMETLSDEDVLLSLTQVLRRVTGNPRLPAPRSVLRSRWHSAPYTRGSYSYVAVGSSGDDLDLLAQPLPADGRGAQG; encoded by the exons ATGCAGTCGAGTGGCCGTCAGGCGGAGACCCCGGGCCGCGGCCCGCGGGTGCTGGTGGTGGGCGGCGGCATCGCGGGGCTGGGCGCGGCGCAGAGGCTCTGCTGCCACCCGGCCTTCCCGCACCTGCGGGTTCTGGAGGCCACGGCCCGCGCCGGTGGCCGCATCCGCTCGGAGCGCAGCTTCG GTGGTGTGGTGGAGGTGGGCGCTCACTGGATCCATGGGCCCTCGCAGGGCAACCCCGTCTTCCAGCTGGCTGCCAAGTACGGGCTGCTGGGGGAGAAGGCATTGTCGGAGGAGAACCAGCTGATCGAGACCGGGGGTCACGTGGGCCTGCCCTCTGTGTCCTATGCCAGCTCCGGGGGAAGTGTGAGCCTTGAGCTGGTGGCGGAGATGGCCAGACTGTTCTACAGTCTCATAGACCAGACCAGGGAGTTCCTGCACGCGGCTGAGACCCCCGCACCCAGCGTCGGGGAGTACCTCAAGAAGGAGATCCGCCAGCACATGGCCGGCTGgacggaggaggaggagaccaAGAGGCTCAAGCTGGCCATCCTGAACAACTTGTTCAACGTGGAGTGCTGTGTGAGTGGCACCCACAGCATGGACCTGGTGGCCCTCGCACCGTTCGGGGAGTACACTGTGCTGCCAGGGTTGGACTGCACCTTTCCTGG GGGCTACCAAGGACTCACAGACCGCATCATGGCCTCCTTGCCCAAGGACGTGATGGTTTTTAACAAGCCAGTGAAGACCATTCACTGGAATGGGTCCTTCGAGGAAGCTTCTGCTCCTGGGGAGACGTTTCCGGTGCTGGTGGAATGTGAGGATGGAAGCTGCTTCCCAGCGCATCACGTGGTCATCACCGTGCCATTAG GTTTCCTTAAAGAACATCTGGACACCTTCTTTGAGCCGCCACTGCCCACCGAGAAGGCGGAAGCGATCAGGAAAATAGGCTTTGGGACCAACAATAAAATCTTCCTGGAGTTTGAGGAGCCTTTCTGGCAGCCAGACTGCCAGCACATCCAGGTGGTGTGGAGGGACACGTCGCCCCTGGAGGACGCCGCCCCCAAGTTGCAAGATGCCTGGTTCAAGAAGCTTATCGGCTTTTGGGTCCTGCCTTCCTTCGG CAGGGCCAGCCAGGTGCTCTGCGGCTTCATTGCGGGGCTCGAGTCTGAGTTCATGGAGACGCTGTCGGACGAGGACGTGCTCCTGTCTCTGACACAGGTGCTCCGCAGGGTGACAG GGAACCCCCGGCTCCCCGCGCCCAGGAGTGTGCTGAGGTCCCGCTGGCACAGTGCCCCATACACCCGGGGCTCCTACAGCTACGTGGCCGTGGGCAGCTCCGGGGACGACCTGGACCTGctggcccagcccctccctgcgGACGGCAGGGGTGCCCAG GGCTGA
- the PAOX gene encoding peroxisomal N(1)-acetyl-spermine/spermidine oxidase isoform X2: MQSSGRQAETPGRGPRVLVVGGGIAGLGAAQRLCCHPAFPHLRVLEATARAGGRIRSERSFGGVVEVGAHWIHGPSQGNPVFQLAAKYGLLGEKALSEENQLIETGGHVGLPSVSYASSGGSVSLELVAEMARLFYSLIDQTREFLHAAETPAPSVGEYLKKEIRQHMAGWTEEEETKRLKLAILNNLFNVECCVSGTHSMDLVALAPFGEYTVLPGLDCTFPGGYQGLTDRIMASLPKDVMVFNKPVKTIHWNGSFEEASAPGETFPVLVECEDGSCFPAHHVVITVPLGFLKEHLDTFFEPPLPTEKAEAIRKIGFGTNNKIFLEFEEPFWQPDCQHIQVVWRDTSPLEDAAPKLQDAWFKKLIGFWVLPSFGASQVLCGFIAGLESEFMETLSDEDVLLSLTQVLRRVTGNPRLPAPRSVLRSRWHSAPYTRGSYSYVAVGSSGDDLDLLAQPLPADGRGAQLQVLFAGEATHRTFYSTTHGALLSGWREADRLIALWDSQAQRPEPGSELGSAPRVPGSPGGWPHPFL; the protein is encoded by the exons ATGCAGTCGAGTGGCCGTCAGGCGGAGACCCCGGGCCGCGGCCCGCGGGTGCTGGTGGTGGGCGGCGGCATCGCGGGGCTGGGCGCGGCGCAGAGGCTCTGCTGCCACCCGGCCTTCCCGCACCTGCGGGTTCTGGAGGCCACGGCCCGCGCCGGTGGCCGCATCCGCTCGGAGCGCAGCTTCG GTGGTGTGGTGGAGGTGGGCGCTCACTGGATCCATGGGCCCTCGCAGGGCAACCCCGTCTTCCAGCTGGCTGCCAAGTACGGGCTGCTGGGGGAGAAGGCATTGTCGGAGGAGAACCAGCTGATCGAGACCGGGGGTCACGTGGGCCTGCCCTCTGTGTCCTATGCCAGCTCCGGGGGAAGTGTGAGCCTTGAGCTGGTGGCGGAGATGGCCAGACTGTTCTACAGTCTCATAGACCAGACCAGGGAGTTCCTGCACGCGGCTGAGACCCCCGCACCCAGCGTCGGGGAGTACCTCAAGAAGGAGATCCGCCAGCACATGGCCGGCTGgacggaggaggaggagaccaAGAGGCTCAAGCTGGCCATCCTGAACAACTTGTTCAACGTGGAGTGCTGTGTGAGTGGCACCCACAGCATGGACCTGGTGGCCCTCGCACCGTTCGGGGAGTACACTGTGCTGCCAGGGTTGGACTGCACCTTTCCTGG GGGCTACCAAGGACTCACAGACCGCATCATGGCCTCCTTGCCCAAGGACGTGATGGTTTTTAACAAGCCAGTGAAGACCATTCACTGGAATGGGTCCTTCGAGGAAGCTTCTGCTCCTGGGGAGACGTTTCCGGTGCTGGTGGAATGTGAGGATGGAAGCTGCTTCCCAGCGCATCACGTGGTCATCACCGTGCCATTAG GTTTCCTTAAAGAACATCTGGACACCTTCTTTGAGCCGCCACTGCCCACCGAGAAGGCGGAAGCGATCAGGAAAATAGGCTTTGGGACCAACAATAAAATCTTCCTGGAGTTTGAGGAGCCTTTCTGGCAGCCAGACTGCCAGCACATCCAGGTGGTGTGGAGGGACACGTCGCCCCTGGAGGACGCCGCCCCCAAGTTGCAAGATGCCTGGTTCAAGAAGCTTATCGGCTTTTGGGTCCTGCCTTCCTTCGG GGCCAGCCAGGTGCTCTGCGGCTTCATTGCGGGGCTCGAGTCTGAGTTCATGGAGACGCTGTCGGACGAGGACGTGCTCCTGTCTCTGACACAGGTGCTCCGCAGGGTGACAG GGAACCCCCGGCTCCCCGCGCCCAGGAGTGTGCTGAGGTCCCGCTGGCACAGTGCCCCATACACCCGGGGCTCCTACAGCTACGTGGCCGTGGGCAGCTCCGGGGACGACCTGGACCTGctggcccagcccctccctgcgGACGGCAGGGGTGCCCAG CTCCAGGTCCTGTTTGCAGGGGAAGCCACACACCGGACGTTTTACTCCACCACGCACGGGGCTCTGCTGTCCGGCTGGAGGGAGGCTGACCGGCTCATTGCTCTGTGGGATTCGCAGGCACAGCGGCCTGAGCCCGGCTCTGAGCTCGGCTCTGCTCCCCGGGTTCCCGGGTCCCCAGGAGGCTGGCCCCACCCTTTCCTTTGA
- the PAOX gene encoding peroxisomal N(1)-acetyl-spermine/spermidine oxidase isoform X1, producing the protein MQSSGRQAETPGRGPRVLVVGGGIAGLGAAQRLCCHPAFPHLRVLEATARAGGRIRSERSFGGVVEVGAHWIHGPSQGNPVFQLAAKYGLLGEKALSEENQLIETGGHVGLPSVSYASSGGSVSLELVAEMARLFYSLIDQTREFLHAAETPAPSVGEYLKKEIRQHMAGWTEEEETKRLKLAILNNLFNVECCVSGTHSMDLVALAPFGEYTVLPGLDCTFPGGYQGLTDRIMASLPKDVMVFNKPVKTIHWNGSFEEASAPGETFPVLVECEDGSCFPAHHVVITVPLGFLKEHLDTFFEPPLPTEKAEAIRKIGFGTNNKIFLEFEEPFWQPDCQHIQVVWRDTSPLEDAAPKLQDAWFKKLIGFWVLPSFGRASQVLCGFIAGLESEFMETLSDEDVLLSLTQVLRRVTGNPRLPAPRSVLRSRWHSAPYTRGSYSYVAVGSSGDDLDLLAQPLPADGRGAQLQVLFAGEATHRTFYSTTHGALLSGWREADRLIALWDSQAQRPEPGSELGSAPRVPGSPGGWPHPFL; encoded by the exons ATGCAGTCGAGTGGCCGTCAGGCGGAGACCCCGGGCCGCGGCCCGCGGGTGCTGGTGGTGGGCGGCGGCATCGCGGGGCTGGGCGCGGCGCAGAGGCTCTGCTGCCACCCGGCCTTCCCGCACCTGCGGGTTCTGGAGGCCACGGCCCGCGCCGGTGGCCGCATCCGCTCGGAGCGCAGCTTCG GTGGTGTGGTGGAGGTGGGCGCTCACTGGATCCATGGGCCCTCGCAGGGCAACCCCGTCTTCCAGCTGGCTGCCAAGTACGGGCTGCTGGGGGAGAAGGCATTGTCGGAGGAGAACCAGCTGATCGAGACCGGGGGTCACGTGGGCCTGCCCTCTGTGTCCTATGCCAGCTCCGGGGGAAGTGTGAGCCTTGAGCTGGTGGCGGAGATGGCCAGACTGTTCTACAGTCTCATAGACCAGACCAGGGAGTTCCTGCACGCGGCTGAGACCCCCGCACCCAGCGTCGGGGAGTACCTCAAGAAGGAGATCCGCCAGCACATGGCCGGCTGgacggaggaggaggagaccaAGAGGCTCAAGCTGGCCATCCTGAACAACTTGTTCAACGTGGAGTGCTGTGTGAGTGGCACCCACAGCATGGACCTGGTGGCCCTCGCACCGTTCGGGGAGTACACTGTGCTGCCAGGGTTGGACTGCACCTTTCCTGG GGGCTACCAAGGACTCACAGACCGCATCATGGCCTCCTTGCCCAAGGACGTGATGGTTTTTAACAAGCCAGTGAAGACCATTCACTGGAATGGGTCCTTCGAGGAAGCTTCTGCTCCTGGGGAGACGTTTCCGGTGCTGGTGGAATGTGAGGATGGAAGCTGCTTCCCAGCGCATCACGTGGTCATCACCGTGCCATTAG GTTTCCTTAAAGAACATCTGGACACCTTCTTTGAGCCGCCACTGCCCACCGAGAAGGCGGAAGCGATCAGGAAAATAGGCTTTGGGACCAACAATAAAATCTTCCTGGAGTTTGAGGAGCCTTTCTGGCAGCCAGACTGCCAGCACATCCAGGTGGTGTGGAGGGACACGTCGCCCCTGGAGGACGCCGCCCCCAAGTTGCAAGATGCCTGGTTCAAGAAGCTTATCGGCTTTTGGGTCCTGCCTTCCTTCGG CAGGGCCAGCCAGGTGCTCTGCGGCTTCATTGCGGGGCTCGAGTCTGAGTTCATGGAGACGCTGTCGGACGAGGACGTGCTCCTGTCTCTGACACAGGTGCTCCGCAGGGTGACAG GGAACCCCCGGCTCCCCGCGCCCAGGAGTGTGCTGAGGTCCCGCTGGCACAGTGCCCCATACACCCGGGGCTCCTACAGCTACGTGGCCGTGGGCAGCTCCGGGGACGACCTGGACCTGctggcccagcccctccctgcgGACGGCAGGGGTGCCCAG CTCCAGGTCCTGTTTGCAGGGGAAGCCACACACCGGACGTTTTACTCCACCACGCACGGGGCTCTGCTGTCCGGCTGGAGGGAGGCTGACCGGCTCATTGCTCTGTGGGATTCGCAGGCACAGCGGCCTGAGCCCGGCTCTGAGCTCGGCTCTGCTCCCCGGGTTCCCGGGTCCCCAGGAGGCTGGCCCCACCCTTTCCTTTGA
- the MTG1 gene encoding mitochondrial ribosome-associated GTPase 1: MRLTARALCAAARAAWRESFPLDGRDVARWFPGHMAKGLKKMQSSLKLVDCIIEVHDARIPLSGRNPLFQETLGLKPHLLVLNKMDLADLKEQQKIIQHLEGEGLKNVIFTNCVKDENIKQIVPMVTELVGSSYRYHRGENLEYCIMVIGVPNVGKSSLINSLRRQHLRKGKATRVGGEPGITRAVMSRIQVCERPLMFLLDTPGVLAPRIQSVETGLKLALCGTVLDHLVGEETLADYLLYTLNRRQLLGYVQHYGLGEACDDIASVLKRVAVKLRKTQKVKVLTGTGDVNVVQPNYPAAARDFLRAFRSGVLGPVMLDQDLLQGPPAVEP; the protein is encoded by the exons ATGAGGCTCACCGCGCGCGCGCTGTGCGCCGCCGCCCGGGCCGCCTGGCGGGAGAGCTTCCCCCTAGACGGTCGCGACGTGGCGCGCTGGTTCCCGGGCCACATGGCCAAGG GGCTGAAGAAGATGCAGAGCAGCCTAAAGCTGGTGGACTGTATCATCGAGGTCCATGATGCCCGG ATCCCACTTTCAGGCCGAAACCCTCTGTTTCAGGAGACCCTTGGGCTTAAGCCTCACTTGCTCGTCCTCAACAAGATGGACCTGGCGGATCTGAAGGAGCAGCAG AAAATTATACAACACTTAGAAGGAGAAGGCctaaaaaatgtcatttttaccAACTGTGTGAAGGATGAAAATATCAAGcag ATAGTCCCGATGGTCACGGAGTTGGTTGGGAGCAGCTACCGCTATCACCGAGGAGAG AACCTGGAGTACTGCATCATGGTGATTGGGGTCCCCAACGTGGGCAAGTCGTCGCTCATCAACTCCCTGCGGAGGCAGCACCTCAGGAAAG GAAAAGCCACCAGGGTGGGCGGCGAGCCTGGGATCACCAGAGCTGTGATGTCCAGGATTCAG GTGTGTGAGCGGCCGCTGATGTTCCTGCTGGACACCCCCGGGGTGCTGGCTCCTCGGATCCAGAGCGTGGAGACGGGCCTGAAGCTGGCCTTGTGTG GCACCGTGCTGGACCACCTGGTGGGCGAGGAGACCCTGGCTGACTACCTTCTCTACACCCTCAACAGGCGCCAGCTCTTGGG GTACGTGCAGCACTACGGCCTGGGTGAGGCCTGCGACGACATCGCCAGCGTGCTAAAGCGTGTGGCCGTGAAGCTGAGGAAGACCCAGAAGGTGAAGGTGCTGACGGGCACTG GTGACGTCAACGTTGTCCAGCCCAACTACCCTGCGGCCGCCCGAGACTTCCTGCGGGCCTTCCGCAGCGGGGTGCTGGGCCCCGTGATGCTGGACCAGGACCTCCTGCAgggcccccctgcagtggagcccTGA
- the PAOX gene encoding peroxisomal N(1)-acetyl-spermine/spermidine oxidase isoform X3: protein MQSSGRQAETPGRGPRVLVVGGGIAGLGAAQRLCCHPAFPHLRVLEATARAGGRIRSERSFGGVVEVGAHWIHGPSQGNPVFQLAAKYGLLGEKALSEENQLIETGGHVGLPSVSYASSGGSVSLELVAEMARLFYSLIDQTREFLHAAETPAPSVGEYLKKEIRQHMAGWTEEEETKRLKLAILNNLFNVECCVSGTHSMDLVALAPFGEYTVLPGLDCTFPGGYQGLTDRIMASLPKDVMVFNKPVKTIHWNGSFEEASAPGETFPVLVECEDGSCFPAHHVVITVPLGFLKEHLDTFFEPPLPTEKAEAIRKIGFGTNNKIFLEFEEPFWQPDCQHIQVVWRDTSPLEDAAPKLQDAWFKKLIGFWVLPSFGRASQVLCGFIAGLESEFMETLSDEDVLLSLTQVLRRVTGNPRLPAPRSVLRSRWHSAPYTRGSYSYVAVGSSGDDLDLLAQPLPADGRGAQARGILVPRPGIEPAPPALEARSLNHRTAREVPLSAL, encoded by the exons ATGCAGTCGAGTGGCCGTCAGGCGGAGACCCCGGGCCGCGGCCCGCGGGTGCTGGTGGTGGGCGGCGGCATCGCGGGGCTGGGCGCGGCGCAGAGGCTCTGCTGCCACCCGGCCTTCCCGCACCTGCGGGTTCTGGAGGCCACGGCCCGCGCCGGTGGCCGCATCCGCTCGGAGCGCAGCTTCG GTGGTGTGGTGGAGGTGGGCGCTCACTGGATCCATGGGCCCTCGCAGGGCAACCCCGTCTTCCAGCTGGCTGCCAAGTACGGGCTGCTGGGGGAGAAGGCATTGTCGGAGGAGAACCAGCTGATCGAGACCGGGGGTCACGTGGGCCTGCCCTCTGTGTCCTATGCCAGCTCCGGGGGAAGTGTGAGCCTTGAGCTGGTGGCGGAGATGGCCAGACTGTTCTACAGTCTCATAGACCAGACCAGGGAGTTCCTGCACGCGGCTGAGACCCCCGCACCCAGCGTCGGGGAGTACCTCAAGAAGGAGATCCGCCAGCACATGGCCGGCTGgacggaggaggaggagaccaAGAGGCTCAAGCTGGCCATCCTGAACAACTTGTTCAACGTGGAGTGCTGTGTGAGTGGCACCCACAGCATGGACCTGGTGGCCCTCGCACCGTTCGGGGAGTACACTGTGCTGCCAGGGTTGGACTGCACCTTTCCTGG GGGCTACCAAGGACTCACAGACCGCATCATGGCCTCCTTGCCCAAGGACGTGATGGTTTTTAACAAGCCAGTGAAGACCATTCACTGGAATGGGTCCTTCGAGGAAGCTTCTGCTCCTGGGGAGACGTTTCCGGTGCTGGTGGAATGTGAGGATGGAAGCTGCTTCCCAGCGCATCACGTGGTCATCACCGTGCCATTAG GTTTCCTTAAAGAACATCTGGACACCTTCTTTGAGCCGCCACTGCCCACCGAGAAGGCGGAAGCGATCAGGAAAATAGGCTTTGGGACCAACAATAAAATCTTCCTGGAGTTTGAGGAGCCTTTCTGGCAGCCAGACTGCCAGCACATCCAGGTGGTGTGGAGGGACACGTCGCCCCTGGAGGACGCCGCCCCCAAGTTGCAAGATGCCTGGTTCAAGAAGCTTATCGGCTTTTGGGTCCTGCCTTCCTTCGG CAGGGCCAGCCAGGTGCTCTGCGGCTTCATTGCGGGGCTCGAGTCTGAGTTCATGGAGACGCTGTCGGACGAGGACGTGCTCCTGTCTCTGACACAGGTGCTCCGCAGGGTGACAG GGAACCCCCGGCTCCCCGCGCCCAGGAGTGTGCTGAGGTCCCGCTGGCACAGTGCCCCATACACCCGGGGCTCCTACAGCTACGTGGCCGTGGGCAGCTCCGGGGACGACCTGGACCTGctggcccagcccctccctgcgGACGGCAGGGGTGCCCAG gcacgtgggatcttagttccccgaccagggatcgaacctgcgccgcctgcactggaagcgcggagtcttaaccaccggaccgccagggaagtccctctaagtgctctttga